Proteins encoded within one genomic window of Paenarthrobacter sp. JL.01a:
- a CDS encoding cation diffusion facilitator family transporter — MESSKKGIRALKISLAVLLVTSLLQLGVFVLSGSVALLADTIHNFSDALTAVPLWVAFILSRRTATRAYNYGFGRAEDLAGLFIIAMVALSAIVAAAESVVRIFQPQPLSNLGWVLAAGLIGFAGNEIVAVYRIRVGKEIGSAALVADGVHARTDGFTSLAVVAGVIGVWLGFPLADPIIGILISAAIFVLLWGTARDIGRRLLDGVDPELLGRVEDAIAPIAPVKSTVKLRWSGHRLHVEIIAPVDPHWTMSEVAGLRHRLEETVRASIRNVGSVTIVAS, encoded by the coding sequence ATGGAAAGCTCTAAAAAGGGCATTCGTGCACTGAAGATTTCGCTGGCTGTCCTGTTGGTAACGTCCCTGCTCCAGTTGGGTGTTTTCGTCCTCAGCGGGTCGGTGGCACTCCTGGCCGACACGATCCACAACTTCTCAGACGCCCTGACCGCTGTTCCGTTGTGGGTGGCCTTTATCTTGAGTCGACGGACGGCAACGAGGGCTTATAACTACGGCTTCGGCCGTGCCGAAGACCTTGCTGGGCTTTTCATCATCGCCATGGTTGCTCTCTCCGCCATCGTCGCGGCAGCCGAATCAGTTGTCAGGATCTTCCAGCCCCAGCCGTTGAGTAACCTTGGCTGGGTGTTGGCTGCGGGGCTGATCGGGTTCGCCGGGAATGAAATAGTGGCGGTGTACCGCATTCGGGTCGGCAAGGAAATCGGCTCCGCAGCGCTGGTGGCCGACGGGGTCCATGCCCGGACAGACGGATTCACTTCACTTGCTGTAGTCGCCGGTGTCATAGGGGTGTGGCTCGGTTTCCCTCTCGCCGACCCGATCATCGGTATCTTGATCTCCGCCGCCATCTTCGTCCTGCTATGGGGCACGGCCCGGGATATCGGACGGAGGCTGCTTGATGGGGTGGATCCTGAGTTGCTCGGACGGGTCGAAGACGCCATTGCACCCATAGCCCCGGTGAAATCGACCGTAAAACTTCGCTGGAGCGGGCACCGGTTGCACGTCGAAATCATCGCCCCCGTGGATCCGCACTGGACCATGTCAGAGGTCGCCGGCCTCCGGCACAGGCTGGAAGAGACAGTCCGGGCCAGCATCCGCAACGTCGGTTCGGTGACGATCGTTGCCAGCTAA
- a CDS encoding VOC family protein produces MSLFITCPVESVERSTAFYNALGWTLNAKMSDHNVSCFEIAPEQYVMLGSREMYASVGGFEELVGGPDTPSKVTVSFDLGSREAVDELTERAGAAGGRVGDTDDYPFMYQRQFDDPDGYHYSPFWMKPDTEPTA; encoded by the coding sequence ATGAGCCTCTTTATCACGTGCCCCGTTGAGAGCGTCGAGCGCTCCACTGCCTTCTACAACGCCCTTGGCTGGACCCTCAATGCCAAGATGTCAGACCACAACGTCTCATGCTTCGAGATCGCGCCCGAGCAGTACGTCATGCTCGGCAGCCGCGAGATGTACGCGAGCGTAGGCGGTTTCGAGGAACTGGTCGGCGGACCCGACACGCCGTCGAAAGTCACGGTTTCCTTCGACCTCGGCAGCCGTGAGGCGGTAGACGAACTCACCGAACGCGCCGGCGCCGCAGGCGGCCGGGTCGGCGACACCGACGACTACCCGTTCATGTACCAGCGCCAATTCGACGACCCCGACGGTTACCACTACTCACCCTTCTGGATGAAGCCGGACACCGAACCGACCGCGTGA
- a CDS encoding DUF1349 domain-containing protein: MSTDIPWSRGEWTNQPVAVVEHETDLLVTAAESSDAWCVTSYGFVHDTEHALLTPFPQDSAMEVEFTAAFSEQFDQAGIFVRVSAEHWVKAGVEFADGAAQLGAVVTDRFSDWSLAPVPEWNGGRVRVRISRSGDALTIRAAAGSGDLQLVRVVPFAPELTASAGPLVCAPTRAGLTVPFHSWRATPPDSQLH; the protein is encoded by the coding sequence ATGAGTACCGACATCCCGTGGAGCCGCGGCGAGTGGACCAATCAGCCGGTCGCCGTCGTCGAGCATGAAACTGACCTGCTGGTGACCGCAGCTGAAAGCAGCGACGCCTGGTGCGTCACCTCCTACGGTTTCGTGCACGACACCGAACACGCGCTGCTGACTCCGTTTCCGCAGGACAGCGCCATGGAGGTCGAGTTCACCGCCGCGTTTTCGGAGCAGTTCGACCAAGCGGGGATTTTTGTCCGCGTCAGCGCCGAGCATTGGGTGAAGGCGGGTGTGGAATTCGCCGACGGCGCCGCACAACTGGGCGCGGTGGTCACCGACCGCTTCTCGGACTGGTCGTTGGCGCCCGTCCCGGAATGGAACGGCGGCCGGGTCCGCGTGCGCATCAGCCGCTCGGGCGACGCCCTGACCATCCGCGCTGCCGCCGGGTCGGGCGACCTTCAACTGGTCCGCGTAGTGCCGTTCGCACCGGAACTGACCGCGTCTGCCGGTCCCCTCGTCTGCGCCCCCACGCGAGCTGGCCTAACCGTTCCCTTCCATTCTTGGCGCGCCACTCCCCCGGACAGCCAGCTTCACTGA
- a CDS encoding winged helix-turn-helix transcriptional regulator codes for MSDLAAALDKVGARWALLIVERLLEGPQRYGDLQRDLGVPTNILATRLRELETAGVLIRLPLKHNTRAYALTDRGLALREAIEALARWVDEK; via the coding sequence GTGAGCGACCTCGCCGCGGCCCTCGACAAAGTCGGCGCACGATGGGCGTTGCTCATCGTGGAACGGCTGCTCGAAGGGCCACAGCGGTATGGCGATCTGCAGCGCGACCTGGGAGTGCCGACCAACATCCTCGCTACCCGCCTCCGTGAGCTCGAAACCGCCGGAGTACTGATCCGCCTGCCCCTCAAACACAACACCCGCGCCTACGCACTGACCGATCGCGGGCTCGCCTTACGCGAGGCGATCGAAGCGCTGGCGCGTTGGGTCGACGAGAAGTGA